A stretch of DNA from Thalassospiraceae bacterium LMO-SO8:
TCCGACGGTGCCGTCGGCCCATCCCTATATCCTGATGAACTACCACGGCCGCTCGCGCGACGTCATGACCCTGGCTCACGAACTGGGGCATGGCGTGCATCAGGTGCTGGCCGCACCACAAGGAAATTTACTGGCCGACACGCCCCTGACCCTGGCCGAGACGGCGTCCGTGTTCGGCGAGATGCTGACCTTCCGCGCCATGCTGGCGGGCGAAACCGACCCGGCGCGCCGCCGCGTCATGTTGGCGGGCAAGGTCGAGGACATGCTCAACACCGTTGTCCGCCAGATCGCCTTCCACATGTTCGAAACCAAGGTTCACGACGAACGGGCCAAAGGTGAGTTATCGCCGGAACGCCTGGGCGAAATCTGGATGGACGTGCAAACCGAAAGCCTCGGCCCGGCCTTCCGCTATGATGACGAATACCGGCACTATTGGGCCTATATCTCCCACTTCGTGCATGTGCCGTTCTATGTCTACGCCTATGCCTTCGGCGACTGTCTGGTGAATTCGCTCTACGACGTGTTCCAGGGCGGCCACCCGGGGTTCCAGGCCAAGTACCTGGACATGCTGCGGGCCGGCGGCACGCTGCGCCACAAGGAACTTTTGGCGCCCTTCGGGCTCGACGCGTCGGATCCCGATTTCTGGCACCGGGGCCTGTCCATGCTGTCCGGGTTCGTCGACGAGCTGGAACAGGAATTCTAAGGGATGACCAATGCGCCCGGCTCCGGCCAACGCGTGCTGCGTGCGGGGCCCGCACCCGAGGATTCCGACCACGCGCCTCTGGTCTTCATCCACGGCGCCTTCGCCGGGGCCTGGACCTGGGCGGAACATTTCCTGCCGTACTTCGGGGACCGGGGGTTTGCCTGCCTTGCGGTCAACCTGCCGGGGCGCAAGGGGATGCCCGATTACCCCCAATTGCATGACTTCGGCATCCAGGATTTCGTCGACGCCGTGTCCGAGGTCATCGACACCCTGCCGCGCCCGCCTGTCCTGATCGGCCATTCCATGGGCGGTTTCGTCGCCCAGCGGCTGGCCATGGAACGGGACGTCGCGGCGGCCGTTCTGATGTCGTCGGTGCCGCCCACGGGGCTGGCCGGGCCATCCGTGGCCCTGGCGCTGTCACGGCCCATGCTGGTCTGGGAAATTGCCCGCATCGAATCCACGGGCGAACCGCTGGACAGTCTCGAAACCCTGCATCAGTCGATCTTCAACAGTCATGTCCCGAAGGCCGTTTCCGAACGTTTGCTGCCCTGGTTCCAGATGGAAAGCCGGCGCGCAGTGATGGATCAGCACACGGTGTTCATGCCGCCCTTGATGGGCCTGCGCGGCATCCCGACCCTGGTGCTGGGGGCGGAGCATGACAACCTGATTCCACCCGCCTTCGTCTACGGCACGGCGGCTTTCCTGGGCACTCAGGCTCATATCTTCGACGGCATGGGCCATGCGGTGATGCTCGAAGACGACTGGGAAGTAGCCGCTGAAGCCATCGCCGATTGGTTGAGGGAATTGAATGTCTGATCGTCCGCCGTCGGACAAGAACACGGTCGCCGGGCGGGTCCGGCGCTATGCCCGGGTCGGCGGCACGGTCGGCGGCCTGGCGGCGAAACTGGCGGGTAACCGGCTGTTCGGCCTGGAACTGGACAAGGGCGTGCATGCCGCCGACCTGCAAGCGGCGCTGGGCGGGCTCAAGGGACCCTTGATGAAGGTCGCCCAGATTCTGGCCACGGTGCCGGACCTTTTGCCCGACGAATACGTCCACGAACTGCGCAAACTGCAAACCTCGGCACCGCCCATGGGCTGGGCCTTCGTGCGGCGGCGCCTGGCGTCGGAACTGGGGCCGGATTGGCAGACCCGGTTCGCGTCGTTCGAGCGTGAGGCCGCGGCGGCGGCGTCCCTGGGTCAGGTCCATCGGGCCAAATCTCATGACGGCCGCGACCTTGCCTGCAAGATCCAGTATCCCGACATGGCGTCCGCGGTGGAGGCGGACCTGTCGCAGCTTAAGGCCGTGTTCGCCCTCTACCGCCGCTACGACCGGGCCATCGACCCGACGCAGATCCATCTGGAACTGAAGGAGCGGCTGCGCGAGGAATTGGATTACGGGCGCGAGGCCCGCAACATGGCGCTTTACCGGGCCATGCTGGCGGACGAGACCGGGGTGCATGTGCCCGAC
This window harbors:
- a CDS encoding alpha/beta hydrolase; the encoded protein is MTNAPGSGQRVLRAGPAPEDSDHAPLVFIHGAFAGAWTWAEHFLPYFGDRGFACLAVNLPGRKGMPDYPQLHDFGIQDFVDAVSEVIDTLPRPPVLIGHSMGGFVAQRLAMERDVAAAVLMSSVPPTGLAGPSVALALSRPMLVWEIARIESTGEPLDSLETLHQSIFNSHVPKAVSERLLPWFQMESRRAVMDQHTVFMPPLMGLRGIPTLVLGAEHDNLIPPAFVYGTAAFLGTQAHIFDGMGHAVMLEDDWEVAAEAIADWLRELNV